In Flavobacterium sp. N1736, the following are encoded in one genomic region:
- a CDS encoding insulinase family protein: protein MKKIHTVLILLFLTGIMQAQDRTQPKPGNAPVVNIKKPQTFVLANGMKVLVVENHKLPRVSFNLTLDNAPFTEGNKKGVDELTSSLIGNGTKKTTKEAFNEEIDFYGASINFTSSGAYASSLSKYSGRVLELLAEGALQPNFTQEEFDKEKAKLSEGLKADEKSVPAIANRVVDVLAFGKNHPSGEFISEETLKNVTLADVQANYATYFVPENAYLVVIGDIKFKETKAAVEKLFGGWKKQTAPKNSYPNPENVSKLQIDFVDVPNAVQSEISLVNTVNLKMSDPDFFPAVIANQILGGDFNSYLNMNLREQHAWTYGANSNIGSGKYVTKFKATSAVRNAVTDSAVTEFVKEIKRIRSEKVSDDVLKNVKAGYIGRFVMQVEKPQAVARYALNIETENLPADFYEKYIQTINNVTPDDIYRVANKYFPIDNMRIVIVGKGSEVLSGLEKLQIPIFYFDKYGNPVEKPVSKKEAPAGITAKTVFDNYIKAIGGEKAVSAAKTLAMKGSTTIPQAPTPLTFVSKLDSKGKMMVSLSMGTMALMKQVVNDKGAYIEQQGQRKNLEGADLAEMKANAAPFEELQLSKRTDLTVSGIEQINGNDAYAIKDGKTVYYYDVKSGLKLAETKIKEQSGQSTTQTTYFNDYKDVKGVKVPFNIIQNAGFELDIKMSEIKINEGVSDGDFL from the coding sequence ATGAAAAAAATACATACAGTTTTAATCCTTTTATTCCTAACAGGAATTATGCAAGCACAAGATCGTACACAACCTAAACCAGGCAATGCGCCAGTAGTCAATATCAAAAAACCACAAACTTTTGTTTTGGCAAACGGCATGAAAGTTCTGGTCGTTGAAAATCATAAATTACCAAGAGTAAGTTTTAACTTAACTCTTGACAACGCTCCTTTTACTGAAGGAAACAAAAAAGGTGTTGACGAATTAACCAGCAGTTTAATTGGAAACGGTACCAAAAAAACAACTAAAGAAGCTTTTAATGAAGAAATAGACTTTTACGGAGCCAGTATCAATTTCACTTCATCCGGTGCTTATGCGAGTTCACTTTCTAAATATTCAGGACGTGTTTTAGAGCTTTTGGCAGAAGGTGCTTTACAGCCTAATTTTACTCAGGAAGAGTTTGATAAGGAAAAAGCAAAATTATCAGAAGGGCTTAAAGCCGATGAAAAAAGCGTTCCGGCAATTGCAAATCGTGTTGTTGATGTTTTGGCTTTTGGAAAAAATCATCCTTCGGGAGAATTTATTTCTGAAGAAACATTAAAAAATGTTACTCTGGCAGATGTACAGGCAAATTATGCTACTTATTTTGTTCCGGAAAATGCTTATTTAGTTGTAATTGGAGACATCAAATTTAAAGAAACAAAGGCGGCGGTAGAAAAACTTTTTGGCGGATGGAAAAAACAAACTGCTCCAAAAAACAGTTATCCAAATCCGGAAAATGTTTCTAAACTTCAAATTGATTTTGTTGATGTTCCAAATGCAGTTCAATCTGAAATTTCATTAGTAAATACGGTGAATTTAAAAATGAGCGATCCTGATTTTTTCCCTGCTGTTATTGCAAATCAAATTTTAGGCGGCGATTTTAATAGTTACCTAAATATGAATCTTCGTGAACAGCACGCCTGGACTTATGGTGCAAATTCGAACATTGGAAGCGGAAAATATGTAACCAAATTTAAAGCAACATCTGCAGTACGAAATGCCGTAACAGATAGTGCCGTAACAGAATTTGTAAAAGAAATTAAAAGAATCAGATCTGAAAAAGTTTCTGATGATGTACTGAAAAACGTAAAAGCAGGTTATATTGGAAGATTTGTAATGCAGGTTGAAAAACCTCAGGCTGTGGCGCGTTATGCCTTAAACATTGAAACAGAAAATCTTCCTGCTGATTTCTACGAAAAATACATTCAGACCATTAATAATGTTACGCCAGATGATATTTATCGTGTAGCCAATAAATATTTTCCAATTGATAATATGCGAATTGTTATCGTAGGAAAAGGTTCTGAAGTACTTAGTGGTTTAGAAAAACTTCAAATTCCGATTTTCTATTTTGACAAATACGGAAATCCTGTCGAAAAACCGGTAAGTAAAAAAGAAGCTCCTGCAGGAATTACTGCAAAAACAGTTTTTGACAATTATATTAAGGCAATTGGTGGAGAAAAAGCAGTTTCGGCAGCAAAAACACTTGCTATGAAAGGTTCTACAACAATTCCGCAAGCGCCAACACCTTTAACCTTTGTTTCAAAATTAGATTCAAAAGGAAAAATGATGGTATCACTTTCTATGGGAACCATGGCTTTGATGAAACAGGTTGTAAATGACAAAGGCGCTTATATTGAACAACAAGGTCAGCGTAAAAATCTTGAAGGCGCAGATTTAGCCGAAATGAAAGCAAACGCCGCTCCTTTTGAAGAATTACAATTAAGCAAAAGAACTGATTTGACGGTAAGCGGAATTGAGCAAATAAATGGCAATGATGCTTATGCCATAAAAGATGGAAAAACGGTTTATTATTACGACGTAAAATCAGGATTAAAATTAGCCGAAACGAAAATAAAAGAACAAAGCGGACAATCGACCACTCAAACAACTTATTTTAACGATTATAAAGATGTAAAAGGCGTAAAAGTCCCTTTTAATATTATTCAAAATGCAGGTTTTGAATTAGATATTAAAATGTCGGAAATTAAGATAAATGAAGGGGTTTCTGATGGGGATTTTTTGTAG